One window of Bacillota bacterium genomic DNA carries:
- a CDS encoding ABC transporter ATP-binding protein yields MLAVRNVESRYFRRVTVLHGVSLTVREGQFVVVLGSNGAGKTTLLRTISGLIPDQPEKGTIEFEGRRIDRMDPEDIAALGIAHVVEGRGVFPELTVWENLQLGAYRRSDKAGIRRDLEWVFSLFPRLKERLRQQAGTLSGGEQQMLAIGRALLGRPRLLLLDEPSVGLAPRLVDEIADVLRQINRQGTTILLVEQNARMALQVAEYGYVLETGRIVLEGTAAELAANENVREMYLGVQKEAPVKGYRRWKPKRRWA; encoded by the coding sequence CTGCTGGCGGTGCGTAACGTGGAAAGCCGCTATTTCCGCCGGGTGACGGTGCTGCACGGCGTGTCGCTGACCGTTCGGGAAGGTCAGTTCGTGGTGGTGCTGGGCTCCAACGGCGCGGGGAAGACGACGCTGCTGCGCACCATCAGCGGCCTCATTCCGGATCAGCCGGAAAAGGGCACCATCGAGTTCGAAGGCCGCCGCATCGACCGGATGGACCCCGAAGACATCGCCGCGCTGGGGATCGCCCACGTCGTGGAGGGACGCGGGGTGTTTCCCGAGCTTACGGTGTGGGAAAACTTGCAGCTCGGCGCTTACCGGCGGTCGGACAAGGCGGGGATCCGCCGCGACCTGGAATGGGTGTTCTCACTGTTTCCTCGCCTGAAGGAGCGACTGCGGCAGCAGGCCGGCACGCTGTCAGGAGGCGAGCAGCAGATGCTGGCGATTGGACGGGCGCTCCTGGGGCGCCCGCGGCTGCTGCTGCTGGACGAGCCGTCGGTGGGATTGGCGCCGCGGCTCGTGGACGAGATCGCGGACGTGCTCCGCCAGATCAACCGGCAGGGCACGACGATTTTGCTGGTGGAACAAAACGCCCGCATGGCGCTGCAGGTGGCGGAATACGGTTACGTGCTGGAGACGGGGCGCATCGTGCTGGAGGGAACAGCCGCGGAGCTGGCGGCCAACGAGAACGTGCGGGAGATGTATCTGGGCGTGCAGAAGGAGGCGCCGGTCAAAGGCTACCGGCGCTGGAAGCCGAAGCGGCGCTGGGCGTAA
- the pfkA gene encoding 6-phosphofructokinase, which translates to MKRIAVLTSGGDAPGMNAAIRAVVRTGIAKGLEVYGVRNGYAGLIAGEMERMTARDVGGIIQQAGTILRSARCPEFKEESGRRKALRKLAERGIDGLIVIGGNGSQAGALALYEMGFPVVGIASTIDNDLYGTDISIGADTAINVALEAIDRIKATASSHTRAFLVEIMGRDCGYLALVAGLTGGAEEIIIPEVDIDPETVAKELVNAYKRGKSHAILVVAEGAKLGADELIQYFKERQEDTGFELRVTVLGHVQRGGSPTAFDRMLGTLLGAEAVQALVEGDYGVLIGWINNKPARTPLREVVGKVKPADTRLYELARILAQ; encoded by the coding sequence TTGAAGCGCATTGCAGTGTTGACAAGCGGCGGCGACGCGCCAGGCATGAACGCCGCCATCCGCGCGGTGGTGCGGACGGGCATCGCCAAAGGGCTGGAAGTGTACGGCGTCCGGAACGGCTACGCCGGCCTCATCGCGGGGGAGATGGAGCGGATGACGGCCCGCGATGTGGGCGGCATCATCCAGCAGGCCGGAACGATCCTGCGCAGCGCGCGCTGCCCAGAGTTCAAAGAAGAGTCGGGGCGGCGCAAGGCGCTGCGGAAGCTGGCCGAGCGGGGCATCGACGGGCTCATCGTCATCGGCGGGAACGGCAGCCAGGCCGGCGCGCTGGCCCTCTACGAGATGGGCTTTCCGGTTGTCGGCATCGCTTCCACTATTGACAACGACTTGTACGGCACCGACATCAGCATCGGCGCCGACACGGCCATCAACGTGGCGCTGGAGGCTATCGACCGGATCAAGGCCACGGCGTCGTCGCACACGCGCGCGTTTCTTGTCGAGATCATGGGCCGCGACTGCGGCTACCTGGCTCTGGTCGCGGGCCTGACCGGCGGCGCCGAAGAGATTATCATCCCGGAAGTGGACATTGATCCGGAGACCGTGGCCAAAGAACTGGTTAACGCCTACAAGCGCGGCAAGTCGCACGCCATTTTGGTCGTGGCGGAAGGGGCCAAGCTCGGCGCCGACGAGCTGATCCAGTACTTCAAGGAGAGGCAAGAGGACACGGGCTTTGAGCTGCGCGTCACGGTCCTGGGCCACGTGCAGCGAGGCGGCAGCCCGACGGCCTTTGACCGCATGCTGGGGACGCTGCTGGGCGCCGAAGCGGTGCAGGCGCTGGTCGAGGGCGACTACGGCGTGCTCATCGGCTGGATCAACAACAAGCCGGCCCGCACCCCGCTGCGGGAAGTGGTCGGGAAAGTGAAACCGGCTGACACGAGGCTGTACGAGCTGGCGCGCATCCTGGCGCAGTAG
- a CDS encoding branched-chain amino acid ABC transporter permease, with amino-acid sequence MARLFFWQLVVSGLSIGSLYALVGLGVVLLYRTSRVLNFAHGDLSMVSAMTAYTLITGAGVTFAGAAALTLLAAFAVGALFYFLVLRPVKDATLLGQIVTTAGFALVLGGLAVIVWGADTKAMPFPLSRFVWYDVAGLRIDQLTLGSFVVACAAMFLLYLLVQRTKFGLAMRAVSQNDAAAKVLGIPVRRVLAVTWGASAALGAVGGLLLAPVTFVSPAMMFEPFLKGFAAAVLGGLDSLPGVVIGGLALGVLENLFAGYVSTAFKSTVAFVAIVAVLLVRPEGLLGRKVVRRV; translated from the coding sequence GTGGCGCGCTTGTTTTTCTGGCAGCTGGTCGTCAGCGGGCTTTCCATTGGCAGTCTCTACGCGCTGGTGGGGCTGGGCGTCGTGCTGCTCTACCGCACCTCGCGGGTGCTCAATTTCGCCCACGGGGACCTGTCCATGGTCAGCGCCATGACGGCTTACACGCTGATAACCGGCGCGGGCGTCACCTTCGCCGGTGCGGCGGCGCTGACGCTGCTGGCGGCCTTCGCCGTCGGGGCGCTCTTCTACTTCCTTGTCCTTCGGCCCGTCAAAGACGCGACGTTGCTCGGCCAAATCGTGACGACGGCGGGCTTTGCCTTGGTGCTCGGCGGCCTGGCCGTCATCGTCTGGGGCGCCGACACGAAAGCGATGCCGTTTCCTTTGTCGCGCTTCGTCTGGTACGACGTGGCGGGCCTGCGCATCGACCAGCTGACGCTGGGAAGCTTCGTCGTCGCCTGCGCCGCCATGTTCCTCCTGTACCTGCTGGTTCAGCGGACCAAGTTCGGCCTGGCTATGCGCGCGGTGTCCCAGAATGATGCCGCGGCGAAAGTGCTCGGCATTCCGGTGCGGCGCGTGTTAGCCGTCACGTGGGGCGCTTCGGCGGCGCTGGGTGCCGTCGGCGGCCTGCTGCTGGCCCCGGTGACGTTCGTCAGCCCGGCGATGATGTTCGAACCGTTTCTGAAGGGCTTTGCGGCGGCCGTGCTCGGGGGGCTCGACAGCTTGCCGGGCGTGGTCATTGGCGGCTTGGCGCTGGGCGTGCTGGAGAACCTGTTCGCCGGCTACGTCTCGACAGCGTTCAAGTCCACCGTAGCGTTCGTCGCCATCGTGGCCGTGTTGCTGGTGCGCCCGGAAGGGCTGCTGGGGCGGAAGGTCGTGCGGCGGGTGTGA
- a CDS encoding ABC transporter ATP-binding protein, which produces MRQLEAGAGPLLEVRHLRLRFGGIQALDDVTLAVQPGQLVSIIGPNGAGKTSLFNCISGLYRPTAGDIFFAGRRINGLTPDRIAALGIARTFQNIELFRHMTTLDNLLLGRHLHMKASLLSAAFATRRWWREEVAHRRRVEQIIDMLDLQSVRHQRVATLPYGLQKLVELGRALAAEPRLLLLDEPSAGMTDEEKTDLIFTIRDVRDELGLAVVLVEHDMRLVMEISERVVVLDRGRVIADGPPEAVRSQPQVVEAYLGQGAMGAAGGA; this is translated from the coding sequence ATGAGGCAACTAGAGGCGGGTGCCGGGCCGCTGCTGGAGGTCCGGCACCTCCGTTTACGCTTCGGCGGCATCCAAGCGCTGGACGACGTCACGCTGGCGGTGCAGCCCGGCCAGCTGGTTTCCATCATCGGGCCCAACGGCGCCGGCAAGACGAGCCTGTTCAACTGCATCTCGGGGCTGTACCGCCCGACGGCCGGCGACATCTTCTTCGCCGGGCGGCGCATCAACGGCCTGACGCCCGACCGCATCGCGGCGCTGGGCATCGCCCGCACGTTCCAGAACATCGAGCTGTTCCGGCATATGACGACGCTGGACAACTTGTTGCTGGGGCGCCACTTGCACATGAAGGCGAGCTTACTGTCCGCGGCCTTCGCCACGCGCCGGTGGTGGCGGGAGGAAGTCGCGCACCGGCGGCGTGTCGAGCAGATTATCGACATGCTGGATCTGCAATCGGTGCGGCACCAGCGGGTAGCGACGCTGCCGTATGGCCTGCAGAAGCTGGTGGAACTGGGGCGGGCCCTGGCGGCGGAGCCGCGGCTGCTGCTGTTGGATGAGCCGTCGGCAGGCATGACGGACGAGGAAAAAACCGATCTCATCTTTACGATCCGGGACGTCCGCGACGAGCTGGGCCTCGCGGTGGTGCTGGTGGAGCACGACATGCGCCTCGTGATGGAAATTTCGGAGCGGGTCGTGGTGCTGGATCGCGGGCGGGTCATCGCGGACGGACCGCCCGAGGCCGTGCGAAGCCAGCCGCAGGTGGTCGAGGCGTACCTGGGCCAGGGGGCGATGGGCGCTGCTGGCGGTGCGTAA
- a CDS encoding branched-chain amino acid ABC transporter permease, which produces MAQRIEAYEREMAHVRGSAAWAGVVLLAGSLSLLPWLLPGYQVYVLNFVGVNIIIAMGLNFLVGYTGQISLGHAGFVAVGAYAAAHFVHAAQAWPLIDRLGGPFVWALLAGGAAAALCGLLVGIPAIRLEGPYLVIVTLGFGLAVQQVLINWPAVSGGRIGLFLPAPRIGPFALESDRSLYYLVWSTGALLAWIAFNLSRSHVGRAFIAVRDSDIAASVMGVNLRRIKTLAFAVSAFYAGVAGALLAYVMQYLEPTMFGLYESIYYLSMIVVGGLGTVPGAIFGAALLTWLQYGLPQARQYLPVVYGAVVMLVMALEPMGLYGRWLKVKRWLKSWPL; this is translated from the coding sequence GTGGCGCAGCGCATCGAGGCCTACGAGCGGGAGATGGCTCACGTCCGCGGCTCGGCGGCATGGGCGGGCGTCGTCTTGCTGGCGGGTTCCCTGTCGCTGCTGCCCTGGCTGCTGCCGGGGTATCAGGTGTACGTCCTGAATTTCGTGGGCGTCAACATCATCATTGCCATGGGCCTCAACTTCCTCGTGGGATACACGGGGCAAATTTCCCTCGGCCACGCCGGGTTCGTCGCCGTTGGCGCTTACGCCGCGGCCCACTTCGTGCACGCCGCACAAGCGTGGCCGTTGATCGACCGGCTGGGCGGCCCGTTCGTGTGGGCTCTGCTGGCGGGCGGCGCGGCCGCGGCGCTGTGCGGGCTGCTGGTCGGGATCCCCGCCATACGGCTGGAAGGTCCGTACCTGGTCATCGTCACGCTGGGCTTCGGCTTGGCCGTGCAGCAGGTGCTCATCAACTGGCCGGCCGTGTCGGGCGGGCGCATCGGCCTCTTTCTCCCCGCGCCGCGCATCGGCCCTTTCGCGCTGGAGTCGGACCGCAGCCTCTACTACCTGGTCTGGTCGACCGGAGCTCTGCTCGCCTGGATCGCTTTCAACCTAAGCCGCTCGCACGTCGGCCGCGCCTTCATTGCCGTGCGCGACAGCGACATCGCTGCCTCGGTAATGGGCGTCAACTTGCGCCGCATTAAGACGCTGGCGTTCGCCGTCAGCGCGTTCTACGCGGGCGTGGCGGGCGCGCTCCTGGCCTACGTGATGCAGTACTTGGAGCCCACCATGTTCGGCCTGTACGAATCCATCTACTACCTATCCATGATCGTCGTCGGCGGCCTGGGTACCGTTCCCGGCGCCATCTTCGGCGCGGCGTTGCTGACGTGGCTCCAGTACGGGCTGCCGCAGGCCAGGCAGTATTTGCCCGTCGTCTACGGTGCCGTCGTCATGCTGGTAATGGCCCTCGAACCCATGGGGCTGTACGGACGCTGGCTGAAGGTGAAGCGCTGGCTGAAGTCGTGGCCGCTGTGA
- a CDS encoding YihA family ribosome biogenesis GTP-binding protein, translating to MQWHVAELAATAVDEAQYPRHELPEIALVGRSNVGKSSLINALVQRRIAFTSNTPGRTQTLNFYAIDRALCLVDLPGYGYARVPLRVRQRWKPMIEGYLTRRPNLIGVLQIVDIRHPPTEDDKLMAAWLGQRGLSAVAVATKADKISRSQRRAHVERAARELGLPVVAFSAQTGEGRDEVIEVIKTMLLEAELAGRSDEAADEPVD from the coding sequence ATTCAGTGGCACGTGGCGGAACTGGCGGCCACGGCCGTGGACGAAGCGCAGTATCCGCGCCACGAGCTGCCCGAGATCGCGCTGGTGGGGCGATCGAACGTTGGCAAATCGTCGCTCATCAACGCGTTGGTGCAGCGCCGGATTGCCTTCACCAGCAACACGCCGGGCCGAACGCAGACGCTGAACTTTTACGCCATCGACCGGGCCCTTTGTCTGGTGGACTTGCCCGGATACGGCTACGCGCGCGTGCCGCTACGCGTTCGGCAGCGCTGGAAGCCCATGATTGAGGGCTACCTGACGCGGCGGCCCAACCTCATCGGCGTTTTGCAGATCGTCGACATCCGCCACCCGCCCACCGAAGACGATAAGCTGATGGCGGCGTGGCTCGGGCAGCGGGGGCTGTCGGCGGTGGCCGTGGCGACCAAAGCGGACAAGATTAGCCGCAGCCAGCGCCGGGCCCACGTGGAGCGGGCCGCGCGCGAGCTGGGCTTGCCGGTCGTGGCCTTTTCGGCCCAGACCGGCGAAGGCCGGGACGAGGTCATCGAGGTCATCAAGACGATGCTGCTGGAGGCGGAGCTGGCCGGCCGGTCCGACGAGGCCGCCGACGAGCCGGTGGACTAA